One segment of Panicum virgatum strain AP13 chromosome 3K, P.virgatum_v5, whole genome shotgun sequence DNA contains the following:
- the LOC120697345 gene encoding acetylornithine aminotransferase, mitochondrial-like: protein MNSLQSFLAVAPVAASGAGSGARLAPSSRRARARVSACLATPPPPPPPPPTAAAAARRELSAASLAVVEDEARYLVGTYNRSRVVIDGGRGCKLYDLDGREYLDMASGIAVTALGHADPDVTATLARQSATLIHASNVQYTRPQVALAKRLVEASFADRAFFANSGTEANEAAIKFSRKFQRVAHPDTDAPPAEFLAFSNCFHGRTMGSVALTSKSQYREPFAPVMPGGTFVEYGDLHESKKVIQSGKLAAVFVEPVQGEGGIHSATQEFLQGLREACDEAGALLVFDEVQCGLGRTGYLWAHEAYGVAPDIMTLAKPLANGLPIGAVLVKEKVAAAISYGDHGTTFGGNPLVCQAALTVLDKIQKPGFLAEVSKKGENFKQLLRTKLSGNPHVKEVRGVGLIVGIELDVPAGPLVDACLDAGVIMLTAGKGNVVRLVPPLIISEKELQHAADVIRDCLPALDVATS, encoded by the exons ATGAACTCGCTCCAGTCCTtcctcgccgtcgcgcccgtcgccgcctccggcgCGGGCTCGGGCGCGCGGCTCGCCCCGTcgtcccgccgcgcccgcgcccgcgtctcggcctgcctcgccacgccgccgccgccgccgccgccgcccccgaccgctgcggcggcggcgcggcgggagctGTCGGCGGCGAGCCTGGCGGTCGTCGAGGACGAGGCGCGGTACCTCGTGGGCACCTACAACCGCTCCCGCGTCGTCATCGACGGCGGGCGCGGGTGCAAGCTCTACGACCTCGACGGCCGCGAGTACCTCGACATGGCCTCCGGCATCGCCGTCACCGCGCTCGGCCACGCCGACCCCGACgtcaccgccaccctcgcccgCCAGTCCGCCACCCTCATCCACGCCAGCAACGTCCAGTACACCAGGCCCCAG GTGGCGCTCGCGAAGCGGCTCGTGGAGGCGTCCTTCGCGGACCGCGCCTTCTTCGCCAACTCCGGCACCGAGGCCAACGAGGCGGCCATCAAGTTCTCCCGCAAGTTCCAGCGGGTCGCGCACCCCGACACCGACGCGCCCCCCGCCGAGTTCCTGGCCTTCTCCAACTGCTTCCACGGCCGGACCATGGGCTCCGTCGCGCTCACCAGCAAGTCGCAGTACCGGGAGCCCTTCGCGCCCGTCATGCCCGGCGGGACCTTCGTGGAGTACGGCGACTTGCACGAGTCCAAGAAGGTGATACAGTCCGGCAAGCTCGCCGCTGTGTTCGTGGAGCCCGTGCAGGGTGAGGGTGGCATTCATAGTGCCACCCAGGAGTTCTTGCAGGGGCTGCGGGAGGCATGCGACGAGGCTGGAGCTCTCTTGGTCTTTGATGAG GTGCAATGTGGTTTGGGGCGCACAGGTTACCTCTGGGCCCATGAGGCGTATGGAGTAGCACCGGACATTATGACCTTAGCAAAGCCACTAGCCAATGGGCTCCCCATCGGGGCTGTCTTGGTCAAGGAAAAGGTTGCTGCAGCCATAAGCTACGGTGACCATGGTACTACATTCGGCGGTAACCCTCTTGTCTGCCAGGCTGCGTTAACTGTATTGGACAAAATCCAGAAACCTGGTTTCTTGGCTGAGGTGTCCAAGAAAGGAGAGAACTTCAAGCAGCTTCTCCGCACCAAGCTGAGCGGAAACCCGCACGTAAAGGAGGTCCGTGGTGTTGGCCTCATTGTTGGCATCGAGCTAGATGTACCGGCTGGTCCTCTTGTTGATGCATGCCTTGATGCTGGTGTCATAATGCTGACAGCTGGGAAAGGCAATGTTGTGAGGCTCGTGCCGCCACTCATCATCTCAGAGAAGGAGCTGCAGCATGCCGCGGATGTTATAAGGGACTGTCTACCGGCGCTTGATGTTGCTACTTCTTAA